In a genomic window of Streptomyces koelreuteriae:
- a CDS encoding pyridoxal-phosphate dependent enzyme produces the protein MTTTTPPVSLDDVRDAAARLKGVAHRTPVLRSRTLDALAGAEIHLKCENLQRVGAFKFRGAYNAASRLTPEQLSRGIAAYSSGNHAQAVALAARELGTTAVIVMPEDAPPSKRAATAGYGAEIVTYDRYTGDRVTIAEALAAERGLTVIPPYEHPHVMAGQGTAALELLEETGELGAIVTPVGGGGLMAGSATVAKGLHPAIRMIGVEPEAGDDTKRSLEAGRRISIPVPHTIADGQALHTPGELTFSVNRRLVDAIALVTDDEIRDAMRFAFERLKIVLEPSGATPLAALLTGRAGSLPRRVGVILSGGNIDAGRFAELCGHPA, from the coding sequence GTGACGACCACCACCCCACCGGTCAGCCTCGACGACGTCCGGGACGCCGCCGCCCGGCTCAAGGGCGTCGCCCACCGCACCCCGGTGCTGCGCTCCCGCACCCTCGACGCGCTCGCCGGTGCCGAGATCCACCTCAAGTGCGAGAACCTCCAGCGCGTCGGCGCCTTCAAGTTCCGCGGCGCCTACAACGCCGCCTCCCGCCTCACCCCCGAGCAGCTGTCCCGCGGTATCGCCGCCTACTCCTCGGGCAACCACGCCCAGGCCGTCGCCCTGGCCGCCCGGGAGCTCGGCACCACCGCAGTGATCGTCATGCCCGAGGACGCCCCGCCGTCGAAGCGGGCGGCCACCGCGGGCTACGGCGCCGAGATCGTCACCTACGACCGCTACACCGGCGACCGTGTGACCATCGCCGAGGCCCTGGCCGCCGAGCGGGGGCTCACCGTCATCCCGCCGTACGAGCACCCGCACGTGATGGCCGGCCAGGGCACGGCAGCACTCGAACTCCTCGAAGAAACAGGGGAATTGGGTGCGATAGTGACACCGGTGGGCGGCGGCGGGCTCATGGCCGGGAGCGCCACGGTGGCCAAGGGGCTGCACCCGGCCATCCGGATGATCGGCGTCGAACCGGAAGCCGGGGACGACACCAAGCGCTCACTGGAGGCCGGACGGCGCATCAGCATTCCGGTGCCGCACACCATCGCCGACGGGCAGGCCCTGCACACCCCCGGCGAACTCACCTTCTCCGTCAACCGGCGGCTCGTCGACGCGATCGCGCTGGTCACCGACGACGAGATCCGGGACGCGATGCGGTTCGCCTTCGAACGCCTGAAGATCGTCCTCGAGCCCAGCGGGGCCACCCCGCTAGCCGCCCTGCTGACCGGCCGCGCGGGCTCTCTCCCACGCCGCGTCGGCGTCATCCTCTCCGGGGGCAACATCGACGCCGGACGCTTCGCCGAACTCTGCGGACACCCGGCCTGA
- a CDS encoding helix-turn-helix transcriptional regulator, with protein MGETLAAERDAILAALTPVVEGIAATFGPLCDVVLHDYRTPEKSVVAVAGSVTGRTVGGAMSEIGIRVLARGDEAADELNYVTRTRGGTLVKSSTMVLRDSTGAVFGALCVNVDVGAVSQVHGLLGALAGVRPEPAELPTTTFGNDIDAVVDALVDVHQSKQRGSWAELDRAERLELFGGLDTRGVFAVRGAVEQVAARLGISRASAYNYLSQARAAHDTPTGGPA; from the coding sequence ATGGGAGAGACTCTGGCCGCGGAACGGGATGCGATCCTCGCCGCGCTGACACCGGTCGTCGAAGGAATCGCCGCGACCTTCGGGCCGCTCTGCGACGTCGTGCTGCACGACTACCGCACCCCGGAGAAGTCCGTGGTCGCCGTCGCCGGGTCGGTGACCGGGCGGACGGTGGGCGGCGCGATGAGCGAGATCGGCATACGCGTCCTCGCCCGCGGCGACGAGGCGGCCGACGAGCTGAACTACGTCACCCGCACCCGGGGCGGGACGCTGGTGAAGTCCTCAACGATGGTGCTGCGGGACTCCACGGGAGCCGTCTTCGGCGCGCTCTGCGTCAACGTGGACGTCGGTGCCGTCAGTCAGGTCCACGGTCTGCTCGGCGCGCTCGCCGGAGTCCGGCCCGAGCCGGCGGAGCTGCCGACCACCACCTTCGGCAACGACATCGACGCCGTGGTCGACGCCCTCGTCGACGTCCATCAGTCGAAGCAGCGGGGGAGCTGGGCGGAACTGGACCGCGCCGAGCGCCTGGAGCTGTTCGGCGGGCTGGACACGCGCGGTGTCTTCGCCGTGCGCGGCGCGGTCGAGCAGGTCGCCGCCCGGCTCGGCATCTCCCGCGCCTCCGCCTACAACTACCTCTCCCAGGCCCGGGCCGCCCACGACACTCCCACCGGAGGACCCGCGTGA
- a CDS encoding metal ABC transporter solute-binding protein, Zn/Mn family, giving the protein MPLSTSRRLALLTSASLALLAGCGSSSDSAGGKSTTDRVSVVASTDVYGDIAQRVGGDRVDVTSIISDPDQDPHSYEADPQNQLALSKAEVVVENGGGYDDFVDRMLKGGHNDTAQVINAVKVSGKTAPKGGELNEHVWYDFPTVAEVADRIASALTKADPSDAAVFEKHAAAFKAGLTPLEAKEARIKKEHGGGGVAITEPVPLYMTEASGLVDRTPAEFSEAIEEGDDVSPRILRENLALFSGRKVEVLVCNEQTSGPQTEKTEAAAEAAGIPVVPVTETLPKGKGYLGWMTANVDALAGALAK; this is encoded by the coding sequence ATGCCCCTGTCCACGTCCCGCCGCCTGGCGCTGCTGACCAGCGCGTCACTGGCCCTTCTCGCGGGCTGCGGCAGCTCGTCGGACTCCGCCGGCGGCAAGAGCACGACGGACCGCGTCTCGGTGGTCGCCTCCACGGACGTCTACGGCGACATCGCACAGCGCGTCGGCGGCGACAGAGTCGACGTCACCTCGATCATCAGCGACCCCGACCAGGACCCGCACTCCTACGAGGCCGACCCCCAGAACCAGCTCGCCCTGTCGAAGGCCGAGGTCGTCGTCGAGAACGGCGGCGGCTACGACGACTTCGTGGACCGCATGCTGAAGGGCGGACACAACGACACCGCCCAGGTGATCAACGCGGTGAAGGTCTCCGGCAAGACCGCGCCGAAGGGCGGCGAGCTGAACGAGCACGTCTGGTACGACTTCCCCACCGTCGCCGAGGTCGCCGACCGCATAGCCTCGGCTCTCACCAAGGCCGACCCGTCCGACGCGGCCGTCTTCGAGAAGCACGCCGCCGCCTTCAAGGCCGGGCTCACGCCCCTGGAGGCGAAGGAGGCCCGGATCAAGAAGGAGCACGGCGGTGGGGGCGTGGCGATCACCGAGCCCGTGCCGCTGTACATGACCGAGGCGAGCGGCCTGGTCGACCGGACGCCCGCCGAGTTCAGCGAGGCGATCGAGGAGGGCGACGACGTCTCCCCACGGATCCTCCGGGAGAACCTGGCACTGTTCAGCGGCAGGAAGGTCGAGGTCCTCGTCTGCAACGAGCAGACCTCCGGCCCGCAGACCGAGAAGACCGAGGCGGCGGCCGAGGCGGCCGGCATCCCCGTCGTGCCCGTGACCGAGACCCTGCCGAAGGGCAAGGGCTACCTCGGCTGGATGACCGCCAACGTCGACGCGCTCGCGGGCGCGCTGGCCAAGTGA
- a CDS encoding metal ABC transporter ATP-binding protein yields the protein MTPIYRQDGVPVISLRGAALSYGAREVWSGLDLDVRAGEFLAVLGPNGAGKTSFVRALLGRRPLSAGTLTVLGRPARDAAREIGYVPQQAALSAQAMLRARDLVRFGIDGHRFGPRPRTGGVRRRVDEILESVGAAAYADVPLGMLSGGERQRVRIGQALATDPRLLLCDEPLLSLDLNHQRAVTELIDARRRSHGTAVVFVTHEINPVLGMVDRVLYLAPGGHRVGSPDEVLTSESLSRLYGTQVDVVRVRGRVVVAGAPDDPAAQAHRHEGTHETDGVRA from the coding sequence GTGACCCCGATATACCGGCAGGACGGCGTTCCTGTCATCAGTCTGCGCGGCGCGGCCCTGTCGTACGGCGCCCGCGAGGTGTGGAGCGGCCTCGATCTCGACGTACGGGCCGGGGAATTCCTGGCCGTGCTGGGGCCGAACGGCGCGGGCAAGACCAGTTTCGTACGGGCGCTGCTGGGCCGTCGGCCGCTGTCCGCGGGGACGCTGACCGTCCTCGGCCGGCCCGCGCGCGACGCCGCCCGGGAGATCGGCTACGTCCCCCAGCAGGCCGCGCTGTCCGCCCAGGCGATGCTGCGCGCCCGGGACCTCGTACGGTTCGGCATCGACGGGCACCGCTTCGGGCCACGGCCGCGCACGGGCGGGGTCCGTCGCCGGGTGGACGAGATCCTCGAGTCGGTCGGGGCGGCGGCCTACGCCGATGTCCCGCTCGGGATGCTGTCCGGCGGCGAACGGCAACGCGTGCGCATCGGGCAGGCTCTGGCCACCGACCCGCGGCTTCTGCTGTGCGACGAGCCGCTGCTGTCGCTCGACCTGAACCATCAGCGGGCCGTCACCGAACTGATCGACGCCCGGCGCCGCTCCCACGGCACGGCGGTGGTCTTCGTGACGCACGAGATCAACCCGGTGCTGGGGATGGTCGACCGGGTGCTCTACCTGGCCCCCGGCGGCCATCGCGTCGGCTCCCCGGACGAGGTGCTGACCTCCGAGTCGCTGTCCCGGCTCTACGGCACACAGGTCGACGTCGTACGGGTGCGCGGCCGGGTGGTGGTCGCGGGCGCGCCCGACGATCCGGCAGCCCAGGCACACCGTCACGAGGGGACGCACGAGACGGACGGAGTGCGCGCATGA
- a CDS encoding metal ABC transporter permease, translating to MTLAAGIWHQIFDFTDYGELLALVRNSLVVGVALGLVGGLAGVFVLMRDLPFAVHGISELSFAGASAALLLGVNIVAGSIAGSLLAAGAIGVLGTRARDRNSVIGIIMPFGLGLGVLFLALYKGRAANKFGLLTGQIVAVDTPQMSWLLGTSVLVLAALAVMWRPLAFASTDPDVAEARGVPVRALSFAFMLVLGLAVALSVQVVGALLVLSLVVTPAAAAARVTASAVLLPVLSVLFAVVSIEGGILLALGSSIPISPYVTTISFGIYAVCRLAGGHRARRWGARRAVVRVV from the coding sequence ATGACGCTCGCCGCGGGGATCTGGCATCAGATCTTCGACTTCACCGACTACGGCGAACTCCTCGCCCTGGTCCGCAATTCCCTTGTCGTGGGCGTGGCGCTGGGCCTCGTGGGCGGCCTCGCGGGGGTGTTCGTGCTGATGCGTGACCTGCCGTTCGCGGTGCACGGCATCAGCGAACTGTCCTTCGCGGGCGCGTCGGCGGCGCTGCTGCTGGGCGTGAACATCGTGGCGGGCTCGATCGCCGGCTCGCTCCTCGCGGCCGGGGCCATCGGGGTGCTGGGGACGCGGGCGAGGGACCGCAATTCGGTGATCGGCATCATCATGCCGTTCGGGCTGGGCCTGGGCGTGCTGTTCCTCGCCCTCTACAAGGGCCGGGCGGCCAACAAGTTCGGGCTGCTCACCGGGCAGATCGTCGCCGTGGACACCCCGCAGATGTCATGGCTGCTGGGCACGTCCGTGCTGGTGCTGGCCGCGCTGGCGGTCATGTGGCGTCCGCTCGCCTTCGCCAGCACCGACCCGGATGTGGCCGAGGCGCGCGGGGTGCCGGTGCGGGCGCTGTCGTTCGCGTTCATGCTGGTGCTCGGCCTGGCGGTCGCCCTGTCGGTGCAGGTCGTCGGCGCGCTGCTGGTGCTCAGCCTGGTCGTCACCCCGGCCGCTGCCGCCGCCCGCGTCACCGCGTCCGCGGTGCTGCTGCCCGTGCTGAGCGTGCTGTTCGCCGTGGTGTCGATCGAGGGCGGCATCCTGCTCGCGCTCGGCAGCAGCATCCCCATCAGCCCCTACGTCACGACGATCTCGTTCGGCATCTACGCGGTGTGCCGACTGGCCGGCGGACACCGGGCCCGGCGGTGGGGTGCGAGGAGGGCGGTGGTGCGGGTCGTGTGA
- a CDS encoding FAD-binding oxidoreductase — protein MNSATLEDMRTSLRGPVIGPRDAEYDQARKIYNAMIDKRPAAIVRCADAADVMAAVAYVRDHGLELAVRGGGHSGPGLCLVDDGVTIDLSPMRGVRVDPSARTAQAGGGAQLGDLDHATHAFGLATPTGIISMTGVGGLTLGGGHGYLTRKYGLTADNLIAADVVLADGSYVTANADEHPDLFWALRGGGGNFGIATSLTYRLHPVDTVGVGVTVWPVDHIPEALAWYRAFLPQAPEDVYGFFNVFVVPPGPPFPEELHGRKVCGIVWCHTGDLDRLDETLSVVHEAGPPAFHFTTPMPYVALQSMFDELIPTGYQWYWRGDFFDHIPDAALDVHLKYGESNPTQLSLMHLYPVDGAAHRMGPDETAWSYRDAVWSGVFAGVDPDPVNADAIRQWCVDYQEELHPYSMGGSYVNFMGAGEGQERVRATYRDHYDRLARVKRTYDPDNLFHANQNIAPARA, from the coding sequence ATGAACAGCGCCACCCTGGAAGACATGCGGACCTCGCTGCGGGGACCGGTCATCGGCCCACGGGACGCGGAGTACGACCAGGCCCGCAAGATCTACAACGCGATGATCGACAAGCGTCCCGCCGCCATCGTGCGGTGCGCGGACGCCGCGGATGTGATGGCCGCGGTCGCCTATGTCCGCGATCACGGTCTGGAGCTCGCCGTGCGCGGCGGCGGGCACAGCGGCCCGGGCCTGTGTCTGGTGGACGACGGCGTCACCATCGACCTGTCGCCGATGCGCGGGGTGCGGGTCGACCCGTCGGCACGGACCGCGCAGGCCGGCGGCGGCGCCCAGCTCGGCGACCTGGACCACGCCACGCACGCCTTCGGCCTGGCCACGCCGACCGGCATCATCTCCATGACCGGGGTCGGGGGCCTGACCCTGGGCGGCGGACACGGCTATCTCACCCGCAAGTACGGCCTGACCGCGGACAATCTGATCGCCGCCGATGTCGTCCTGGCCGACGGCAGCTACGTCACCGCGAACGCGGACGAGCACCCGGACCTGTTCTGGGCCCTGCGGGGCGGCGGCGGCAACTTCGGCATCGCGACCTCGCTCACCTACCGGCTGCACCCGGTGGACACGGTCGGCGTCGGGGTGACCGTCTGGCCGGTGGATCACATCCCTGAGGCGCTGGCGTGGTACCGCGCGTTCCTCCCGCAGGCGCCCGAGGACGTGTACGGCTTCTTCAACGTCTTCGTCGTCCCGCCCGGCCCGCCCTTCCCCGAGGAGCTGCACGGGCGGAAGGTGTGCGGCATCGTGTGGTGCCACACCGGCGACCTCGACCGGCTCGACGAGACGCTGTCGGTGGTGCACGAGGCCGGGCCTCCGGCCTTCCACTTCACGACTCCGATGCCGTACGTCGCCCTGCAGAGCATGTTCGACGAGCTGATCCCGACCGGCTACCAGTGGTACTGGCGCGGCGACTTCTTCGACCACATCCCGGACGCCGCCCTCGACGTCCACCTCAAGTACGGCGAGAGCAACCCCACCCAGCTCTCGCTGATGCACCTCTACCCGGTCGACGGGGCGGCCCACCGGATGGGCCCGGACGAGACGGCGTGGAGCTACCGGGACGCGGTCTGGTCGGGCGTCTTCGCCGGTGTCGACCCCGATCCGGTCAACGCCGATGCCATCAGGCAGTGGTGCGTCGACTACCAGGAGGAGCTGCACCCGTACTCCATGGGCGGCTCGTACGTGAACTTCATGGGTGCGGGCGAGGGCCAGGAGCGGGTCCGGGCGACGTACCGCGACCACTACGACAGGCTCGCCCGGGTCAAGCGGACCTACGACCCGGACAACCTGTTCCACGCCAACCAGAACATCGCGCCGGCGCGGGCGTGA
- a CDS encoding alpha/beta fold hydrolase, with protein MGQMIDAGGVELWVERRGQGPDVLLISGLGDPAEAWQSQLDGLADRYRLTAFDNRGAGRTPLPEGPLTMPRMADDAASLLRTLQIPAAHVTGFSGGSFIAQELALRHPGLVRSLVLMSTTARPDSYFRAMTRFWEWMVERAPTERAMLEAFYLWIYTPRAHADGLVDRLIDETLAFEHPQSAEAFQRQLAAFSRHDTSDRLGGITAPTLVLSGELDLATPPRLGREVAERIPDAEFEVMPGEAHQPFQEVPEVFNARVEAFWRKVEAED; from the coding sequence ATGGGACAGATGATCGACGCCGGCGGTGTGGAGCTCTGGGTCGAGCGACGGGGCCAGGGGCCCGACGTCCTGCTCATCTCGGGGCTCGGGGACCCCGCCGAGGCGTGGCAGTCGCAGCTCGACGGGCTCGCGGACCGCTATCGGCTCACCGCCTTCGACAACCGGGGCGCCGGGCGTACGCCGCTGCCCGAGGGGCCGCTCACCATGCCCCGGATGGCCGACGACGCCGCCTCCCTGCTGCGCACGCTGCAGATACCGGCCGCCCACGTGACCGGTTTCTCGGGCGGCAGTTTCATCGCCCAGGAGCTGGCGCTGAGGCATCCGGGCCTCGTCCGCAGCCTGGTCCTGATGAGCACGACGGCCCGCCCGGACTCCTACTTCCGCGCGATGACGCGCTTCTGGGAGTGGATGGTGGAGCGGGCTCCGACCGAGCGGGCCATGCTCGAGGCGTTCTACCTGTGGATCTACACACCTCGCGCCCACGCCGACGGCCTGGTCGACCGCCTCATCGACGAGACGCTGGCGTTCGAGCACCCGCAGTCCGCCGAGGCCTTCCAGCGTCAGCTCGCGGCATTCAGCCGCCATGACACGTCCGACCGCCTCGGCGGCATCACCGCGCCTACCCTCGTCCTCTCCGGTGAACTCGACCTCGCCACGCCGCCGCGCCTCGGCCGGGAGGTCGCGGAGCGCATCCCGGACGCCGAGTTCGAGGTGATGCCCGGAGAGGCCCATCAGCCGTTCCAGGAGGTGCCGGAGGTGTTCAACGCCCGGGTCGAGGCGTTCTGGCGCAAGGTGGAGGCGGAGGACTGA
- a CDS encoding (2Fe-2S)-binding protein, producing MRTVLESPPTLASVLGTAYRRLTGLCEALSVEVADPRTAYDQQAITAAELTSDQSALDAFLDAEATRIHTRYAHTPRSHVTASRALHDYAWSIALLMSGVWYLERRVPRIRPQSVRLDLAAGAYTITPEARVACLPGDPVAALPGAVTVAGEEALRAELRAAVADHMRPLLTALGPAVRRGPRALWGMVGDDLVSGIWYLGRTLGREEDAVRAATALLPEPVSPYPSGADFRLLTGTDGRRHTTRTRAGCCLYYAIRPDEACGTCPRTCDTERLRRLEE from the coding sequence ATGCGCACTGTCCTGGAGTCACCGCCGACCCTCGCCTCCGTCCTCGGCACCGCCTACCGGCGGCTGACCGGCCTCTGCGAGGCGTTGAGCGTCGAGGTCGCGGACCCCCGGACGGCCTACGACCAACAGGCGATCACCGCCGCCGAACTGACGTCTGATCAGTCGGCCCTCGACGCCTTCCTGGACGCCGAGGCCACGCGCATCCACACCCGCTACGCCCACACTCCCCGCTCCCACGTCACCGCCTCGCGCGCCCTGCACGACTACGCCTGGTCGATCGCCCTGCTGATGAGCGGCGTCTGGTACCTGGAGCGCCGAGTGCCGCGCATCCGGCCCCAGTCGGTGCGCCTGGACCTGGCGGCCGGGGCGTACACCATCACGCCCGAGGCGCGTGTCGCCTGTCTGCCCGGCGACCCCGTCGCCGCGCTGCCCGGCGCGGTGACCGTCGCGGGCGAGGAGGCCCTGCGGGCCGAGCTGCGTGCCGCGGTCGCCGACCACATGCGCCCGCTGCTGACCGCCCTCGGCCCCGCCGTGCGCCGCGGGCCGCGTGCCCTGTGGGGCATGGTCGGCGACGACCTCGTCTCCGGGATCTGGTACCTCGGCCGGACCCTCGGCCGCGAGGAGGACGCCGTACGCGCGGCGACCGCCCTGCTTCCCGAACCCGTCAGCCCCTACCCCTCGGGAGCGGACTTCCGCCTGCTGACCGGCACCGACGGCCGCCGTCACACGACCCGCACCCGCGCGGGCTGCTGCCTCTACTACGCCATCCGGCCCGACGAGGCCTGCGGCACCTGCCCCCGCACCTGCGACACGGAACGGCTGCGCAGGCTCGAGGAGTGA
- a CDS encoding ATP-grasp domain-containing protein: MRLYLLALNPTDSVTEGFLPAADRLGLDVTVLTDQPDAHRRTRPDVEVLECDVRDFRAVVSRISAHGGPGAVFTNSDHLQTQAALAAAYFGLPGKDWRATLRCKDKAETRRRLAATGADTVWSAELTAPAPLDAPYPCVLKPREGVASEDVVLVDGPEELTMRAKEILERRPGTTLVVEEYLPGELCTLETLGDGRVRHVLGGFRTELSPLPHFVEERLTFVPAHPEPVVAQVLAQLDALGVGFGACHTEFVVHEGRARIVEVNYRAIGDQCDLLLEQLLGIPLFEHILRTHLGEPLPADPEVRRDRAALLQYPCADRAGTLTDAPNATELTVDGVSLTYRPLRAAGERHELYRTNRDYLGVLRATGTDQDTVDRVAAAFLATLRWEIRA; the protein is encoded by the coding sequence ATGCGCCTGTACCTGCTCGCCCTCAATCCGACCGACTCCGTCACCGAGGGCTTCCTGCCCGCCGCAGACCGGCTGGGCCTGGACGTCACCGTCCTCACCGATCAGCCCGACGCCCACCGCAGAACCCGCCCGGACGTCGAGGTCCTGGAGTGTGACGTGCGGGACTTCCGGGCCGTCGTGTCGCGGATCTCGGCCCACGGCGGCCCGGGTGCCGTCTTCACCAACAGCGACCACCTCCAGACCCAGGCCGCCCTGGCCGCCGCCTACTTCGGCCTGCCCGGCAAGGACTGGCGGGCCACCCTGCGCTGCAAGGACAAGGCGGAGACGCGCCGCAGGCTGGCCGCCACCGGAGCGGACACCGTCTGGTCGGCCGAACTCACCGCACCGGCCCCGCTCGACGCGCCCTACCCCTGTGTCCTCAAGCCCCGGGAGGGCGTGGCCAGCGAGGACGTCGTGCTCGTGGACGGACCCGAGGAGCTGACGATGCGCGCCAAGGAGATCCTGGAGCGCCGGCCGGGCACCACCCTGGTCGTCGAGGAGTACCTCCCCGGCGAACTGTGCACGCTGGAGACCCTGGGCGACGGCCGGGTCCGGCATGTCCTGGGCGGCTTCCGCACCGAGCTGTCGCCGCTCCCCCACTTCGTCGAGGAACGCCTCACGTTCGTCCCCGCCCACCCCGAGCCGGTCGTCGCGCAGGTGCTCGCCCAACTCGACGCGCTCGGTGTCGGGTTCGGCGCCTGTCACACCGAGTTCGTGGTGCACGAGGGGCGGGCACGGATCGTCGAGGTCAACTACCGGGCCATCGGCGACCAGTGCGATCTGCTGCTGGAACAGCTCCTCGGCATTCCGCTGTTCGAGCACATCCTCCGCACCCACCTGGGCGAACCGCTCCCGGCCGATCCGGAGGTCCGCCGCGACCGCGCCGCCCTCCTTCAGTACCCGTGCGCCGACCGGGCCGGGACCCTGACCGACGCCCCGAACGCCACCGAGCTCACCGTCGACGGAGTGTCCCTGACGTACCGTCCGCTGCGGGCGGCCGGCGAGCGGCACGAGCTGTACCGCACCAACCGCGACTACCTCGGCGTCCTGCGGGCCACCGGCACCGACCAGGACACCGTGGACCGCGTGGCCGCCGCCTTCCTGGCCACTCTCCGCTGGGAGATCCGGGCGTGA
- a CDS encoding IucA/IucC family protein — protein MTVTPPAPDICATDLLTRVLSALLREDVAGLRTRSTLVHRPDGPWLRLAAGRDALLLPVAEDGFQCRYAARLPLLRRASDGAELTSYAEVLDALRALAEPEDRAGFDAFAEECRQTLATLRLHADTRDAVAGRLTDRHGDAPARWTGLFRGPAFDTLAARLDHPVYPTARGRAGLDEEQLRSYAPEFHPRFPLRWLAVPRDAVLLTGTPPELWPTPARLGLAELERTHLALPVHPLTVGPPLDAALRATGLRGRAVLAERACLDVVPTLSMRTVATVADPALHLKLPLTTSSLGLRNRRSVKPGTLVDGAVGQRLIQEVIAREPRFRDTVLHADETTYAHAGHELLAVLCRRHPAGLKDSVVVPMAALLAEAPDGQLVVDHLADRFYDGDPLALLDACLTLLFDWQTTLFGYGVALESHQQNISLALRPGGLRLLFKDNDGPRVNAERLRARLPGRWDFDDPRVLGTQDGPVADLFATITVHLCAGAYAFGLARHGRAPLPVLLRLVRERLTEAVERLGGEAGDVLRARVLDAPELPVKAMVTAGTLLSKERSGAADINKHYTTGPNYLLPSRSTP, from the coding sequence GTGACCGTCACTCCACCCGCGCCGGACATCTGCGCGACCGACCTGCTCACCCGGGTGCTGAGCGCCCTGCTGCGCGAGGACGTCGCCGGGCTGCGCACCCGGAGCACCCTCGTCCACCGGCCGGACGGACCCTGGCTGCGGCTCGCCGCCGGTCGTGACGCCCTGCTGCTGCCGGTCGCCGAGGACGGCTTCCAGTGCCGGTACGCCGCCCGGCTGCCACTGCTCCGGCGCGCCTCGGACGGCGCCGAGCTGACGTCGTACGCGGAGGTGCTGGACGCGCTGCGCGCGCTCGCCGAGCCCGAGGACCGGGCCGGTTTCGACGCCTTCGCCGAGGAGTGCCGTCAGACCCTGGCCACGTTACGGCTGCACGCCGACACCCGCGACGCCGTCGCCGGGCGGCTGACCGACCGTCACGGGGACGCACCGGCACGCTGGACCGGCCTCTTCCGCGGGCCCGCGTTCGACACGCTCGCCGCCCGGCTGGACCACCCCGTGTATCCGACGGCGCGCGGCCGGGCGGGGCTGGACGAGGAGCAACTACGTTCGTACGCGCCCGAGTTCCATCCGCGATTCCCGCTGCGCTGGCTCGCCGTGCCCCGGGACGCGGTCCTGCTGACCGGCACGCCGCCGGAGCTGTGGCCCACGCCCGCGCGGCTCGGTCTGGCCGAGCTGGAGCGCACACACCTCGCCCTGCCGGTGCACCCGCTGACCGTCGGCCCTCCCCTCGACGCGGCCCTGCGCGCCACCGGCCTGCGCGGACGGGCGGTACTGGCCGAACGGGCCTGCCTCGACGTCGTACCGACCCTGTCCATGCGGACCGTGGCGACGGTGGCGGACCCGGCCCTGCACCTCAAACTGCCCCTCACCACCTCGTCGTTGGGGCTGCGCAACAGGCGGTCCGTCAAGCCCGGCACACTCGTCGACGGGGCCGTGGGCCAGCGGCTGATCCAAGAGGTGATCGCGCGCGAGCCCCGGTTCCGGGACACCGTCCTGCACGCCGACGAGACGACGTACGCCCACGCGGGGCACGAACTGCTGGCCGTGCTGTGCCGCCGCCACCCGGCCGGTCTTAAGGACTCCGTCGTCGTGCCGATGGCGGCGCTCCTCGCCGAGGCGCCGGACGGACAGCTGGTCGTCGATCATCTCGCCGACCGCTTCTACGACGGCGACCCGCTCGCCCTGCTCGACGCCTGTCTGACGCTGCTGTTCGACTGGCAGACCACGCTGTTCGGCTACGGCGTCGCGCTGGAGTCGCACCAGCAGAACATCTCGTTGGCGCTGCGGCCGGGCGGCCTCCGGCTGCTGTTCAAGGACAACGACGGGCCACGCGTCAACGCGGAGCGGCTGCGCGCCCGGCTCCCCGGCCGGTGGGACTTCGACGACCCGCGGGTCCTCGGTACGCAGGACGGGCCGGTGGCCGACCTCTTCGCCACCATCACCGTCCATCTGTGCGCGGGCGCATACGCGTTCGGGCTGGCCCGGCACGGCCGCGCCCCGCTGCCCGTACTGCTGCGGCTGGTGCGCGAACGGCTGACCGAGGCCGTGGAGCGGCTCGGCGGCGAGGCGGGGGACGTGCTGCGCGCCCGGGTCCTCGACGCCCCGGAGCTGCCGGTGAAGGCGATGGTGACGGCCGGGACACTGCTCAGCAAGGAGCGGTCGGGCGCCGCCGACATCAACAAGCACTACACCACCGGCCCCAACTACCTGCTGCCGTCCCGGAGTACGCCATGA